Proteins from a single region of Malaclemys terrapin pileata isolate rMalTer1 chromosome 23, rMalTer1.hap1, whole genome shotgun sequence:
- the ORMDL2 gene encoding ORM1-like protein 2 has product MNVGVAHSEVNPNTRVLNSRGIWLAYVISVGVLHIILLSIPFFSIPVVWTLTNVIHNLVMYWFLHTVKGTPFETPDQGKDRLLTHWEQIDYGTQCTSSRKFLSISPVVLYLLTSFYTKYDPAHFIINTTSLLSVLLPKLPQFHGVRVFGINKY; this is encoded by the exons ATGAACGTCGGGGTGGCCCACAGCGAGGTGAATCCCAACACACGGGTGCTGAATAGCCGTGGCATCTGGCTGGCCTACGTGATCTCGGTGGGAGTTCTCCATATCATTCTCCTCAGCATCCCGTTCTTCAGCATTCCCGTGGTCTGGACCCTCACTAATGTTATACACAACCTG GTGATGTACTGGTTTCTTCACACTGTGAAAGGGACCCCGTTTGAGACGCCGGACCAGGGCAAGGATCGCCTGCTCACGCACTGGGAGCAGATCGACTATGGGACGCAGTGCACCTCCTCCCGCAAGTTCCTCAGCATCTCTCCAGTCGTTCT TTACCTCCTCACCAGCTTTTATACCAAATACGACCCTGCGCATTTTATAATCAACACGACGTCCCTCCTCAGCGTCCTCCTCCCCAAGCTGCCCCAGTTCCATGGCGTGCGCGTCTTTGGCATCAACAAATACTAA